The DNA segment GCTCGAACCGGTGATGAGCCGAACGCTCTGTGGGGTGCGCTACGAACGTGGGGGGGTGTGCCGTTCCGTGCGTAGGATCAGGTCGCCCACGAGGGCAGTCCAGCCGGTCTGGTGTGAGGCACCGAGCCCAGCGCCGGTGTCGCCGTGGAAGTACTCGAAGAAGAACAGGCGATCTCGGAATCGAGGATCACGCTGGAAGAGGGGGTGCTCGCCGTAGACAGGGCGGCGCCCCTCGCGGTCACGCTCGAAGATCGCGATCAGCCGGCGCGCGATCTCGTGCGCTCCGTCGCGGAGCGTGCGAGGGCCGTGGCCGCCGAGCGACGGGATCGTGAGCACGTCCCCGAAGCCGTGGTCGAGCCGGAGGAGCGAGCGGTAGAGCAAATAGCCGAGCGGGAACCAGATCGGGCCGCGCCAGTTGGAGTTGCCGCCCTTCATGCGCGTGATCGACTCGCCCGGCTCGTAGTCGACCTTGTACTGCGCATCGCAGGGCTCGAGCCCGAGCGAGACGGGCGCGGCCGCGTGCTCCTTGGAGAGCGAGCGCGGGCCGAACGGCGAGAGGAACTTGTCCTCGTCGAACAGGTGCGCGAGCACCCGCTCGAGGCGCCCCGGCGGCATGGCGGAGAGCACCTGGCGGCCGTCTGGACGTACGGTGATCGCCTCGGCCAGGGCGGGGTTTCTGCCGAGGAACCACTCGGTCCGGCGCCGGAAGTTCGCGAGCTTGCCGTAGATCTCCGGTGTGATGACGTGCACCGCGCAGAGCGGGATGAGGCCGACGGCCGATCGGATCTTGACGTGCCGCGGCTTCCCTCCGGCAAAGAGGATGTCGAAGTAGAAGCCGTCCTCCTCGGACCAGAGCGGCAGCCGGCCGTCCGCCGTGTGGTGGAGCGCGTGCGCGATCCGCAGGAAGTGCTCGAAGAACTTGCTGGCGAGATCCTCGTACGCGGAGTTGTCGAGCGCGAGCTCCAGCGCGATGCGCATGAGGTCGAGGCAGTACATCGCCATCCACGCCGTGGCGTCCGCCTGCTCCAGGCGCATCCCAGGGGCGAGCCGCTCGCTGCGATCGAAGAGCGAGATGTTGTCGAGGCCGAGGAACCCGCCCTCGAAGACGTTGTGCCCCTCGGCGTCGCGCTTGTTGACCCACCAGGCGAAGTTGATGAGGAGCTTGTGGAACACCCGCTCCAGGAACACCCGATCGCCCTCGCCCCGCTGCTTCCGCTCGATCTTGTAGATCTGGTAGGTCGCCCAGGCATGCACGGGGGGGTTCAGATCCGAGAACTCCCACTCGTAGGCAGGCAGCTGCCCGTTCGGGTGCTGGTACCACTCCTTGACCATCATCTTCAGCTGGGCCTTCGCGAGATCGATGTCGAGCGAGGCCAGCGCGACCGCGTGGAAGGCGAGATCCCAGGCCGCGAACCAGGGGTACTCCCACGCGTCGGGCATCGAGAGGACATCGGCGACGGAGACGTGCCGCCAGTGGGCGTTTCGGCCGCTCAACCGCTCGGGCGGCGGCGCGTACGCGTCGCCGCGGAGCCAGGTGTCGACGTCGTAGTGGTAGAACTGCATCGTCCAGAACAGCCCCGCCGCTGCCTGACGCTGGATCGCGCGGCGATCGTCGGACAGGGCAGGGCCCTGGACGGCGAGATAGTACTCGTCCGCTTCCCTGCGCCGCGCTTCGAGGAGCTCGTCCGCGCCGTCGAAGGGGCACTCCACCGGCTCGGGCGCGAGCCGGAGCAGGATCCGCCGGCTCTCGCCGGCCGGCACCTCGAGGCGATGCCAGCTC comes from the Sorangium aterium genome and includes:
- a CDS encoding MGH1-like glycoside hydrolase domain-containing protein, whose translation is MTRTVRAAPTAEHRRLEEERERLLRWKHWGPYLSERAWGTVREDYSANGDAWAHFPHDHARSRAYRWNEDGLGGICDRHQILCLAVAVWNERDPILKERAFGLTGPEGNHGEDVKEIYYYEDATPTSSYLRYLYRYPQRPFPYEALVAAARDRGLSEGEVDLPDLGAFDGDRYFDVFVEYAKRSPSDILMVITVVNRGPEAAPIHVLPHLWFRNTWSWSEPPGPVPEIRAMETDPGHVMLRAAHPEHGAHHLYIEGSPELLFTNNETNRERLYGAPSRTPYVKDAFHHRVVHGDEARVNAERRGTKAASWHRLEVPAGESRRILLRLAPEPVECPFDGADELLEARRREADEYYLAVQGPALSDDRRAIQRQAAAGLFWTMQFYHYDVDTWLRGDAYAPPPERLSGRNAHWRHVSVADVLSMPDAWEYPWFAAWDLAFHAVALASLDIDLAKAQLKMMVKEWYQHPNGQLPAYEWEFSDLNPPVHAWATYQIYKIERKQRGEGDRVFLERVFHKLLINFAWWVNKRDAEGHNVFEGGFLGLDNISLFDRSERLAPGMRLEQADATAWMAMYCLDLMRIALELALDNSAYEDLASKFFEHFLRIAHALHHTADGRLPLWSEEDGFYFDILFAGGKPRHVKIRSAVGLIPLCAVHVITPEIYGKLANFRRRTEWFLGRNPALAEAITVRPDGRQVLSAMPPGRLERVLAHLFDEDKFLSPFGPRSLSKEHAAAPVSLGLEPCDAQYKVDYEPGESITRMKGGNSNWRGPIWFPLGYLLYRSLLRLDHGFGDVLTIPSLGGHGPRTLRDGAHEIARRLIAIFERDREGRRPVYGEHPLFQRDPRFRDRLFFFEYFHGDTGAGLGASHQTGWTALVGDLILRTERHTPPRS